The following are encoded together in the Poseidonibacter lekithochrous genome:
- a CDS encoding cache domain-containing protein — MKINTNDNIIIFFIKYAPIIFVVLLSLFTTKLVLLEKEEDFKKEVLQMEEDYYNTNKQRIKEEVERIYKFIELEKEKTEELLKASIKKRVYEAHAIASAIYEQEKHKNDDENTFQIIKKALGSIIFNDGRGYIFMDAKDGTSLLQPLNPEFEGKSFLNDIDANGYQFFKTVQKTIENKSERFDSYYWFQGNNTEERFKKISFYKYFEPYDLAIGTGEYIQTFENNLKKKLLNYIKDIRYQNDNYIFVIDFEGNYLAHYNKKFINTNRLNVKNQAGRYLVKDIIEFAKDKKSEYFSYVATLNTDDKARSNKKISYIKAFEPYNWAIGTGFYTEALNKQIEEKRVFITEENNSYVKHILLISCVVTLLLLIISFFISKELEKRLINYKKEIEVKILESKEKDEMMYQQSKMASMGEMIANIAHQWRQPLNQISTISSGIKVQKEYDMFDESKLNDDMEKIINSSNYLSQTIDDFRDFFVPNKTHQNFEISDTIQRTLSLVESQLKNNDIIIVKEIEEFTIKSLENELLQVLINILKNAKEALLERKEFSTKLIIIKTYKNENNAYISIKDNANGIEEEVLANIFTPYFTTKGEKGTGLGLYMSKSILNKNIGGDLKVKNTTFEYKGEKQIGAEFLVTLPLNKE, encoded by the coding sequence ATGAAAATCAACACTAATGACAATATCATAATTTTCTTCATTAAATACGCACCTATTATATTCGTTGTACTACTCTCACTATTCACTACCAAATTAGTTTTATTAGAAAAAGAAGAAGACTTTAAAAAAGAAGTTTTACAAATGGAAGAGGATTACTACAATACAAACAAACAAAGAATCAAAGAAGAAGTTGAAAGAATATACAAGTTTATAGAACTAGAAAAAGAAAAAACAGAAGAACTACTAAAAGCCTCTATTAAAAAAAGAGTTTATGAAGCTCATGCAATTGCAAGTGCTATTTATGAACAAGAAAAACATAAAAATGATGATGAAAATACTTTTCAAATAATCAAAAAAGCTTTAGGAAGTATTATCTTCAATGATGGAAGAGGATATATCTTCATGGATGCAAAAGACGGAACAAGTCTTTTACAACCTCTAAACCCTGAATTTGAAGGGAAAAGTTTTCTAAATGATATAGATGCAAATGGATACCAATTCTTTAAAACAGTACAAAAAACTATAGAGAATAAATCAGAACGATTTGACTCTTATTACTGGTTTCAAGGGAATAATACAGAAGAAAGATTCAAAAAAATCTCTTTTTATAAATATTTTGAACCCTATGATCTTGCAATTGGCACAGGGGAATATATACAAACTTTTGAGAACAATCTAAAAAAGAAACTTCTAAATTATATAAAAGATATTAGATACCAAAATGACAACTATATCTTTGTTATAGATTTTGAGGGAAACTATCTAGCTCACTATAATAAAAAATTTATTAACACTAATAGATTAAATGTTAAAAATCAAGCCGGTAGATATTTAGTAAAAGATATTATAGAGTTTGCAAAAGATAAAAAGTCAGAATACTTCTCTTATGTTGCTACATTAAATACAGATGATAAAGCGCGAAGCAATAAAAAAATATCTTATATAAAAGCTTTTGAACCTTATAATTGGGCAATAGGAACAGGTTTTTATACAGAAGCTTTAAATAAACAAATAGAAGAAAAAAGAGTCTTTATTACAGAAGAAAACAACTCTTATGTAAAACATATTTTACTTATTAGTTGTGTTGTTACTTTATTACTATTAATCATTTCATTTTTTATCTCTAAAGAATTAGAAAAAAGATTAATCAATTATAAAAAAGAGATTGAAGTAAAAATTCTAGAGAGTAAAGAAAAAGATGAAATGATGTACCAACAATCAAAAATGGCATCAATGGGTGAAATGATTGCAAATATTGCACATCAGTGGAGACAACCTCTAAATCAAATCTCTACTATTTCTTCTGGAATTAAAGTACAAAAAGAGTATGACATGTTTGACGAAAGTAAGTTGAATGATGACATGGAAAAAATTATCAACTCTTCTAATTATTTATCTCAAACAATAGACGATTTTAGGGACTTTTTTGTACCTAATAAAACACATCAAAACTTTGAAATATCAGACACTATTCAAAGAACACTTAGTCTTGTGGAATCACAACTTAAAAACAACGATATTATAATTGTAAAAGAGATTGAAGAATTCACTATTAAAAGCTTAGAGAATGAACTGCTACAAGTTCTTATAAATATTTTAAAAAATGCAAAAGAAGCATTACTTGAAAGAAAAGAATTTTCAACAAAATTAATCATAATTAAAACATATAAGAATGAAAATAATGCATATATATCAATTAAAGATAATGCAAATGGAATAGAAGAAGAAGTACTAGCAAATATATTCACACCTTATTTCACAACAAAAGGTGAAAAAGGAACTGGTCTTGGTTTATATATGTCTAAAAGTATTTTGAATAAAAATATAGGTGGAGATTTAAAAGTTAAGAATACTACTTTTGAATATAAAGGTGAAAAACAAATAGGAGCAGAGTTTTTAGTAACTCTACCACTAAATAAAGAGTAA
- a CDS encoding DsbA family protein, with protein MTITLYHVHDPMCSWCYAFKPTLDKLREELASNIKLVHVVGGLAKHSNETMPKEQQETIENIWYQIEEQVGTKFNHDFWRNCQPRRSTYLSCQATMLARYEGKEDEMIAGIQEAYYQEAKNPSDANTLTEVAKQIGLDEKKFEQDLKSSKIEQDLQDELNLRRSLYVRSFPSLVLKYKKELYPINLKYNDHEAMLKQIKDLTENIYF; from the coding sequence ATGACTATTACACTTTATCATGTACATGACCCAATGTGTTCTTGGTGTTATGCCTTTAAACCAACATTAGATAAATTAAGAGAAGAATTAGCATCAAATATAAAACTAGTTCATGTTGTTGGTGGTTTAGCAAAACATAGTAATGAAACAATGCCTAAAGAGCAACAAGAAACTATTGAAAATATTTGGTACCAAATAGAAGAACAAGTAGGAACAAAATTCAATCATGATTTTTGGAGAAACTGCCAACCAAGACGTTCAACTTATCTTTCATGCCAAGCTACTATGCTTGCAAGATATGAAGGTAAAGAAGATGAAATGATAGCAGGTATTCAAGAAGCTTATTATCAAGAAGCAAAAAATCCAAGTGATGCAAATACTCTAACAGAAGTTGCAAAACAAATAGGTTTAGATGAAAAAAAATTTGAGCAGGATTTAAAATCATCTAAGATTGAGCAAGACTTACAAGATGAGCTTAATTTAAGACGTTCATTATATGTTAGAAGTTTTCCATCATTAGTATTAAAGTACAAAAAAGAGTTATACCCAATCAATTTAAAATACAATGATCATGAAGCTATGTTAAAACAAATTAAAGACCTAACAGAAAATATATACTTTTAA
- a CDS encoding DnaJ domain-containing protein has translation MDYEEFEKAVDTMGVLTRTSRKDLKQKYLKLSKRYHPDMPEGSDEKFKEVKESYDLLLAYMDSYCFSFDNEEFKEQFPAFTNYKNWNR, from the coding sequence ATGGATTATGAAGAGTTTGAAAAAGCTGTTGATACAATGGGTGTATTAACTAGAACTTCTAGAAAAGATTTAAAACAAAAATATCTTAAATTATCAAAACGATATCATCCCGATATGCCAGAAGGTAGTGATGAAAAATTTAAAGAAGTAAAAGAATCATATGACTTATTATTAGCATATATGGATTCTTATTGTTTTAGCTTTGACAATGAGGAGTTTAAAGAGCAATTTCCTGCATTTACGAATTACAAAAATTGGAATAGGTAA
- a CDS encoding DUF4139 domain-containing protein, which produces MKKSVFLISLFGVCSFSFGNINVESLDIYKNRTFVNQELNSFDNSVDLISNISLDEIRFVYDKNCTVSNTKVIRNNTSAQDISSKITNLKEKIAYSENEVKSIKTVLSSLENIRFEKEAVSLENIKQVSSYAKEELKTNYNTLYKLNLQLHKYKIELNTLRQTQKSQKHSILKYTTTCKNNSSVVINYAISNIHKNSFYEIKANSKDKNIDIKNMSFITQSSGYDFKDIDINLFTYNYTNQIKPTKFYPEYLDVYSNPPVAYMQSDAVMMEKSISKKARVLKKPSFSYSETATKSFFKASNITLVSGDKTPVVFANENYKTSSSIEIDGYANAKAFYKVEFLSDKLFSTLNTRLYLDEVFIARSYTNEIKKDKKTSMHFGEDRFIDVKKELIKDMKEEPFFTINKIKTQKEWKYTIINNHSEKKSISFIERIPVSKHEDIKVKLISKIKYTKKENNGKISYDFVLKPKEKISFIFGYEVEKPYKK; this is translated from the coding sequence ATGAAAAAAAGTGTATTTTTAATTTCTTTGTTTGGGGTATGTAGTTTTTCTTTTGGGAATATAAATGTAGAGAGTTTAGATATCTATAAAAACAGAACATTTGTAAATCAAGAATTAAATAGTTTTGATAATAGTGTAGATTTAATCTCTAATATCTCTTTAGATGAGATTAGATTTGTATATGATAAAAATTGTACTGTATCTAATACTAAAGTAATTAGGAACAATACTTCAGCTCAAGATATCTCATCTAAAATCACAAATTTAAAAGAGAAAATAGCTTATAGTGAAAATGAAGTAAAAAGTATTAAGACTGTTCTTTCTTCTTTGGAAAATATTAGATTTGAGAAAGAAGCTGTTTCCTTAGAGAATATAAAACAAGTATCGTCTTATGCAAAAGAAGAGTTAAAAACTAACTACAATACTTTGTATAAGTTAAATCTTCAATTACATAAATACAAAATTGAGTTAAACACATTAAGACAAACACAAAAGTCTCAAAAACACTCAATACTTAAATACACAACTACTTGTAAAAATAATAGTTCAGTTGTAATAAACTATGCAATCTCAAATATACATAAAAATAGTTTTTATGAAATAAAAGCTAATAGTAAAGATAAAAATATTGATATTAAGAATATGTCATTTATAACACAAAGTAGTGGGTATGATTTTAAAGATATAGATATAAATTTATTTACTTATAACTATACGAATCAAATCAAACCTACAAAGTTTTATCCAGAGTATTTAGATGTATATTCTAATCCTCCTGTTGCATATATGCAAAGTGATGCAGTGATGATGGAGAAAAGTATTTCTAAGAAAGCTAGAGTATTAAAGAAACCTAGCTTTTCTTATAGTGAAACAGCAACGAAGTCTTTTTTCAAAGCTTCTAATATTACTTTAGTAAGTGGAGATAAAACGCCTGTAGTTTTTGCAAATGAAAACTATAAAACATCTTCTAGTATTGAAATAGATGGATATGCAAATGCAAAGGCATTTTATAAAGTAGAGTTTTTAAGCGATAAGTTATTTTCTACATTAAATACAAGATTGTATTTAGATGAGGTATTTATTGCACGATCTTATACTAATGAGATAAAAAAAGATAAAAAAACATCTATGCATTTTGGAGAAGATAGATTTATTGATGTAAAAAAAGAGTTAATCAAAGATATGAAAGAAGAACCATTCTTTACGATTAATAAAATCAAAACACAAAAAGAATGGAAATATACAATTATTAATAATCATAGTGAAAAAAAGAGTATTAGTTTTATTGAGAGAATCCCCGTATCTAAACATGAGGATATAAAAGTAAAATTAATTTCAAAGATTAAATACACAAAAAAAGAAAATAATGGAAAAATTAGCTATGATTTTGTATTAAAACCAAAAGAAAAAATAAGTTTCATATTTGGTTATGAAGTAGAAAAACCTTACAAAAAATAG